atataatatgtagaaaaaaAGATACatctatagtttattttattttcagaaaagTTAGATTCTATGATCACTGAGTTTGTAGTCCTGGGTAATCACACATTTTCGATTGTCgaagaagaaaaatttaaatacttaatgaaCATGGgttttcctaaaaggaaatgtcTAACAAGAAAAACGTTGATGAGTAGAATATCTAATATTTCACAGGAGTTAAAAATAGAACTTAAAGAGCAACTGATGTCTATTGAACTTAAATATGTTTGTGCCACTGCTGATTGTTGGTCTGTCTACAAAAAGTAAGATTTTATTTATGAGATaaaatgtcaattattatttatttattttattatacttaccaaacacttattaatatgaattatgctCATATACAGGGTCGGTGgtacaaaataagaataatataaaatatattaaatgtacaaatatatagtcatttttttgaaatggtTTGTTTATAATTGCTAACTGACAGTCTTTTTTATTAGGAGCTACATAGGAGTTCATTGGTTTGACCCAATAACTAGTGAACGAAAGTCTGCAGCTCTTGCTTGTCGGAGGCTAAAGGGTCGACATACTTTTGATGTTTTGGCAAAAGTATTACATtctatattttgtgaatatggaataattaataaaatatctagagTTGTCACAGATAATGGTTCCAACTTTATAAAAGCTTTTAGGTAAGGGATttgtaaattgaatataataatatatatataaattgaaaatggaataacaaaattaaaaataataattataatatcaacttaatcaacttatattaattttttttttatttaaagaatgTAAATAAACATCTATGTTTACCTTGTtattaattctaattttttttttataaataagtgtTCACACACAGACGTCAGAAACAAGAAATACTGGATCAAGAGTTAATAACTCTAACGATGATGAAGATGGTGAAGATGACAATGACGATGAAATAGATATGATAGAAATAGACGAAATTTTAGCTAATGGTCTTGAACAATATCCTGAATATTCGTTTCCACCACATCATCACTTTGCAAGTCATACTTTGAACTTAGTTGCAACAAGAGACAGTGAAAAAGCATTATCTGATGTCATTTATAAAAAGCAAATGAGATCATCGTTTGCAAAAATGCAAGGCTTGTGAAACAAGCAAAGCAGGACATCTGTAGTTGCAGATACTATTGATGACGcattaaatgtgtatataaatgtaCCAAATACAACTCGATGGAATTCAACATACAATGCCGTCAAATGTTTGAGTGATGAGTTACAAAAATCTGAAGCTAAGGTTCAACGTGTATGTGATGAATCTGGTATACCAGGATTTGATAAAAATGATCTAGCTTTCATGATGGAttattgcaaaataaatattgaagtcttaaataaaaatacatttttttttaacattttatattaattattatttattttttatatttagattatGGAGCCTTTATCGAGGGCATTGGATATTCTCCAAGGAGATAAATATATGGCTATGGGCTATCTAATACCAACTATCAGTTGGCTGAAAAGGAAACTAACAGAATTATCATTGGCAGGTAAATGCAAAAGCTTAGCAAAAGCTTGTTTAGACAGTATCAATTAACGATTCACAAGTATGACTAAAGaaataccaattatattatcatcggtCTCCcatccaaaatttaaatttaatagtatattctTTAAGGCTGAAGTAGAGCAGCTACAGTCAATTACAggtgattaattaaaatttgatatttaagataaatgttattaaactattaactttaataaaaggTATTGTCAATGACAATGTGCAACCTGCAACCGAAGATGATTTTCTTTTCGATGGTGATGATGTAGAAGTAGAACAGCCCAACACAGAAATTGATCGATATTTGACAACACCATTCATTGGATACTTGCTAATTTTAAATACCATGCcaaccataaaaaatatattcttaaaatataataccgcATTGCCATCAAGTGCTTCGATAGAGCGCCTATTTAGTGTTGCTGGTGATATTAGTACAAAAAAACGTGGTAAAATAAGTGACCAAAACTtcgaaaaacttttaaaattaaaaataaatgaaattgtatttttgtattaataaaattgggtattatgatttatagcaTTATTACACTGTATCATTTAGTTTCACttgtttattagaaaataacttgccttattgttgtatttagtattgagtttaaatgtatacaattaaatttaactaggtagtaggtaactACTTTACTATAaccatacaataaataataattaataggtgagATGAATGATGattgtacatttacatattattttgaatgttgTATACTAGGTATCAGTGTAtcactatataggtagtaggtctaaaatatattgtaaaatatatcatattatgaattgaatatggttcaaaaaaaatgataactgttatcagagataaaaaaaaagtaacgttatttgtaacgcACTACCACGCACtactttatttatgaaaaagtaacgtaacgtgataaaaataattttaggtaacgcaaatgtaatttaaataaaaatatgtgaagtaacgagtaacgtaattccattactttttaaaagtaatttacccaacactgcATGATAGGTATActgatattgatatatattatatagtatacctacctataattaaaaaaaaaacactgaatattcacaaaatacatttttataatagtattttttaaattgtttaaccgaatactattattagtatcttaatactttttcaaaattgtttacaagATAGTGTGTAATATacttgtttttacatatttagcTAAAAAAACTTGACAATTTGTGTTTATCAGAGTGAAATGATATTtaagtccattatatcttagttgTGAATATAACAAATAGCACGAAAATATGAAACGAACAATTTGTTATGTATCTACGGATGTTGATGAATGtcgataacaaatatttaaatacctggggaaacacaaaaaaaagtCTCCAAGTCTCGAGgcaaaaaaagtttataaaactgttgaaatatacattgtacagtctggaacattttaaataaaatcaactattcacatattatatctaatataggTTAGTTTGGTGTGgacaattgtaaataaaattatgataaagtttactatatatttcaattgTATAGTATAGGCACAGGGCTagacaaaaaatcaataatttttgtttttacctaCGGTATTGTCAGtagataatacatataatatatagataaacatACAGATTATAGATGATAGAGGgtgatacaataaaataaaatattatcttataaaccgcattattatttttactacactGTGTATAACACCATATGGTGACATCTGGTTTAGTATATAGTATAGAGCAGTAGGTCTGACAGAGTACGTCAAGAAAGtgattttaaatagttataggtTTTAAACAgatcaaatttttcaaaaaatgaaaattttaaaattcaatgaaGGCAACATTAAAGTTgcatataaaagttttttatacaagaaaaaaacATGCAAGAGCCATATACAACAGAAGGCATTgtcataaaaacattttgaaaattttacaacCAGTTAGGATTTAATTGATCCAAATTTATGGTCGAAATTAATTTGCGACAATTATAGTAATTTGCTAAATGAAAATGTGATGAACGctgaaaaaatgaaatcaaacatGAAATAACATGGGAAAATATCTTCAAAATTACCAGGTTAGGTAAGGTAAgacaaaatagaaatttttttaaaagctatAGCTCAAGATATTAAGTTACagcgataataatttatttatggataattattacaaatttaagaaatattttttttctattctgcGTAAAATTTTCTAAGTGACGAAGCCATCTAAGTTagggatatatataatataattaatatatacaggGGGATTCAAATATAAGTGGGTCAattaatctgttttttttttaacttttagatTTATGCTTTTCTAAAACTATAAACCTCAATAATCCATTGTCTTCTAATGACTAGAGACTATCCACCCAACTTCTCTACCTGTGGTGTCTAACTAACTTTATTAAGCACATCCTAACCGAATGTAgaaatcatcaaaaatattaagagGAAACCCTCTGCTCTACACATCTTCACAAAATTCTCAGGCCAAATCTTACTCCAATTgtaaacttatttatatttaaaaaaaaatttaatttgtacaatgaAATTTAAACCTTATTCATTTTcagtaaatgtaattatttatgtatgtatttaaaataccctaatattatgttataacatgTTACTGTCAGACCAATAGCCAGAGCTGCCGCGGTCATCAtgtttaataatagaaaaaaccaattagtattttatagaaACAATTTATGATGAAATGAAGAccaatgtatttttcttattgCTAGATGATTTAGTTGGagaaattaataaaagatttttaacaaaaacattagACATTATAGGTGCTGTAATTACAGGTAATCTAATCAAGTTAAAACtgattaaatatgattatactAAGTTAGcagatatttcaaaataaatgtaactgAACTAAcagaagtaaaattattaacaggAGCTGAAAATATTCCAACCGGAACATGTTAACATACTGTCTATAAATGGTTATATTGGTTGACTGTTTCAAaccaacaaaatgtatttaacagtTTCAATCAAGTATTATCAATGTTTGTAGTGATACCCGTAACTAGTCTAATTTAAGGTCCACTATGTCTGAAGATAGCTTAGAATCCCtcttatttgtatttgttgtgtAGGAATTTCCTAACTCAGTGGACATAAATAATGTAATCGAAAAGTTCAAAGTTATGACTCCTAACCAAAgaagattaattttataaaattaataaaaagagtTTTTGATTATTAGcattaataataaagaattgtatttaatatataatataactggtaataaaattaagatGTTATATTAAACTACCAAGAATTTTAAACATACctgattaacaatttaattgttGGTTATAAGGGTATGCTTAATTtcgataataatagaaatagaaTTGTAATATAGTTACACTGGTCAATGGCGATTAACTgtgtattagattctgagcggagcgaggaagctagtggtttaaaaaatggtgtttatttattattatttttttttatcctgtatacaacatttctacCAGGATTGCTTCGACAAAGACTTCCAGACTTACAAACTGTCTCctctcagaatagttttttttatacaattttcatattatatcatagaattaaagtttaatataatccattatatattgacccacttgtaacctactcaACTGCATAGTAACATCCACTTACTTgcttattttgtatatttttttaagaatttgattttataatcctaaaaaaatatatcttaataattaataatgaaatatttatacataatacatactatgtacatattataggtatctaaatcATGTGGTGGATCATTTCTATTAAATTAGTAGATCACCTGTTAGATAATTGCCTTTTATAGTggttcataataatagtaatataaaatgagGTGATTTTAGTCATGGTATAATGAAATAGGGAAGTGGTTTGCTTACACAttaccttattttttttaacaatagttataattatattgtgaaaattatcttaaaatacaacataatataaaaatttaaactaaaaatatttaactatccaGTCTTTCACTAttgaataatttgaaattaagtggtttatataatattataaatataaaatggggTCATATGTgggattttcaattttgaatcaagttgtttttaattaaattatataagtgaaATAAAAGTTGTACAattagtaaacatttaaaaaatacaatatactatatatatacacataggtTAGGCCctacattatatatgtatacaattatgattattaacttGCTACAGTTAACTCAAACTACTaatgtgaaatattttagtgcaatttaaaaaaaagtctattaatagataatttatgaaaacaaGACTTATATCagttatatgtgtattatacaagttaaagtaaaatgtatatttaaaaaggtggataagtggatgtcgctctgctgtacgggaggttacaagtgggtcactgtaatggatggtgttaaatttgaattcaatgatataatatcattgtataagaaaaacgattctgagcgaaaacggtcagtcagcctatgattttaccaagtatatttaatgatattattgtgaataaagtaatttatatataacctatttacgtggagccttgttttaaattttcaatccttagccataaaagttaaaaatttattaatttttaactacaaaataattaataaattataaattcgataaatgttgtcaaaatttgaactttaaatgcttataaaaaaaaactgtgcctatgtattttcaatatttttcaactgctattgtaaaaatatatcaggagtcttgtattaaatttttacactttttggcccaacagataaaactttattgatatttatagaaaaaaaaactaaaaaaattgaaaactgaaaatgcccgtaaacagctcaaaaagtgtcaaaatattttcaaaattgtatggtgtataggaaatgctaatataaacattcagtgaaattttcatgtatctacagttattcgtttttgaattacaagaaaataaggaaatcggtacatgagaaatcgagtgaatatctaatgttgtaaaaatatgaatttaaaacgctcataaaaatttaatttgactttcttgtagaaattttttttttgataaagttagacaaacttatgaggaatcttgtattagattttaaaatcttagatttaaaaagaaaaatttttatgaattctcatcaaaataatttgctatttttcgtgatttttccgtattttgtcaaaatttgaactttaaatgcttataattaaaaactgtgactaaggatttttaatttttttcatctgcatttgaaacaataacctaggagccttctattaaattttcaagcttttttactcaacagataaaattttattgatatttatagaaaaaaaaactaaaaaaattgaaaactgacaatggccgtaaacagctcaaaaagagtcaaaatattttcaaaattgtattgtgtatagaaaatgcaaatataaacaaccagtgaaaatttcatgcatctacggtcatttgttttagagttacaccaataaccaaaatcgattttgttaaaaatcgaatttgcgtaaaaattcccgtttttccttaatttttcttttgtttttcacatcgcttttgaaaactactgggaaattttgacctccccaatgcaccaacgatattcactttcccatcgaacaagatactgaagtcgaaaatcgaagcattatttcgactacttatcgtgtacacagacacaaaaataaaaaattaaaaaaaaaaataaaaaaaaaaacacacatcattgtaaaatcaatacattcatcgtttcactcagaatctaaaaatatacctagccaataaaataatgttaaattgtgaaaataacattttaaatatgacTCTAATCacatcattttatattaatttagttatgttttttaaaaaaataaaaaattgatactaTAAAAAGCACGACAAcaattatgaaaattgaataattatagataaaaatatcttGTGTTTGAGAGTTCCCTAAAAAGAGtatattcaaaaaaagttaatacagttcaaacttcaaattaatttactctaaaaccgaaaaatttatattttaaagttgtaaaaagtaaaatagttGACTTAAATCTACATTTTTACCATCAacatctgtataaaatatagatttacaaattggcaattttgacatttttttatttttagaattaaaatataaaaaagttgctgttgctctgatgtacagtaggttaaaagtgggttaatgtatatgtataatgtaatgtaatgtataatggagtgtattaaacttgaattcaatgataaaatatcaaaaaacgattctgagcggagacgattGTCAGTctgcatattttatactgttattatttattatatcctgtaagttgaattaatattataatattattatttttcattcgtttctatgatgataaacaaagcgttcagagtccgctcagaatctaaaataataaatgtatatagtactTGTAGCGCAAGCatctataaatacaaaaaaaaaatgtttaaatattgattagaacagtAGTTATTTCATACGTCAGGTCTTTTTGTTGTGCCTAGTATAACTAATATGAATAATGTTGAAAATTGCATGATAAAtgtatctatttaatataacataatattaataaaatatgttttgttcaTATCATAAggattattaaattgattataatattattaagtatgaatagaatagttatatttgtattttgtaaaatggaataaaatgtatgtagaaTATAGATTGATATCATAAGTGTTGTAACAATGACAAATAAACTAATTGATAGACTAACTAATAGACTATTGTATTACGGGCATAGATGATAAAGAAATGGATAGGACGCCttaaattcattatattgtGTTAGTTAATGATGTTGATCTACTGAAGTATACAATAAAAAGTGTATAAGTTTATTTTccacaatacaatatttgtatatcgGGCTAAAATGCACTTTACCAACTGCCtcacaaatttttttcaaacgacttgtttattatactcaaaacgatagtgtacattttttttatcggaaACTATTTTAGAAGTTATAGCTTTTCAAAGTTTTTGATTTTACGTTTATGTGCTTGCGTGCAACGCcacttgattttaatttttttatataatcattcaTTAGCCTGTCATCTACTTGAAGATAATTACTTTTTCATAACATTGTACAATTCCGAGGCCTACCCAAGGTTGTTTTACTTAACAAATCGAgcgatattttcgattttttgtcCAAGTACAGCGCATTGAGCGAGTGGCAAGGATAACACAGATATTACTTTTTTCTCAACAGTTCACCTGATGAAAAATGTAGCATATCGAGTATTTATgaggtataatacctacctaatataaactGAAAACTTTGATTAGCTATAACCAGTGatgttaagtatttaaataatttttccttattgaatactttttattttaaaacatttgaatggtattttaaatactttttttttcttaatttgtttctacttaaaattattcttgATAAATTAGAATACCATGCCGTCATGATTTTGCtttaatattacaacaatataatattatatatctatcatTTATGCCTTACGGACAATTTGGTATCAGTTTTTGtcgattaaatgtttatttcagATCGAAAAGATACTTTTCAGATCTGTATTCGATATCACTATTAGCTTAggtcaataacaaaatatatattatgtaaaaaagctTCTACTTAACGgctattatactttatagtttatactttataattatttaactatacaaaaatattattactaattattagtacctactacctatttaccaagaaaattgttatcaataattatcattatcatttatcgtcGAAGACGATCGATGACTGTATGATGAAATATCTAAATACAAATAGCTTTGAATAATAAGTTCACTGTTGTGGTGCAAATAATAACATGACTGATCAGAATTTAGATTATTAAACGAGTCatgttttaaaatgcaataaacaaatttttgatttaaaaaaattatttcagaactaaaaagtaaaaagaatttttcttttgtatttgaAGATCATTTCAAAAActttgtaattgtattttttcttacTTTCGTATTTgggtggtattttaaatactttattttaagagTATTGAGTActtcaatacttttaaaaagtattttttacaacactggCTATAACTTTGAAACGCCAAATTCTGATTTCAccaacatttaaacattttacgatACGAACGTATAATAGTAGCTGCCGCAATTGTCTCGTACTAGTTTTGCGGTCCAACCATATAAGACATTAAGACCGTTTgcttacatttttgtttagtatgaatataatatatatgaagaTAATCAGATAATCAAGATTTTCAAGGAAGAAATTTGAGTTCAACCGATAATGTCCTATTAATTTCTCTATGATCTATGATTAGTAAGTGCGTAACCTACTGCGTTATCAAATTGTCTATTATCTGTTATCAAAGAAAAATGGCTAcatgtacaaaatatacacaaaaaacaTAACATACGAGCGCCGACATAATTGATCTCACCAAGACAAGTTTCACATGGCTGCATTTTTGGATTTCCTAAGCAGTAGTATTTAATTGACGTTGTAATGCAGGAGCTTTGATAGGAATTAGGAATGTTGTCGTAGTAGTAGTATAGGTAAATACTAGTGAGTACACAGCGTAATCGACAAAAGCATGCGCAAGTAATACTaacttgtatacattataaatgaaTGGATGACATACCGATACTAAATGCAAGTGGTCGGGTTTAATAAAATTCTATGACAGGAACAGCAGCAAACTGAGGtgaattatcaatttataaaccTACCTAAGTCACATTATTCTTTATACGGTTAAGCTGAAGTCCATTGTTTTATTATCTCAGGTAACGGGAGTATCATAGGAGGTGATAGCCTGCGCGATCGGCAAACTGCGGCGGAGCGACCGCCATTTTGACGGTGACGCACCCAGATGGGTCGGCCGAGACTAGGTAGAAAACAAGACGCTACCGCACTGCGTAATCGTGTGACAGCACGATCATAATCTTAATCGAATATTTCTATCATTATTCTACGCTCCATGCACGTATAATGATAgaaataataacactaataataacTGCATACCTTCAAAAACAATTACTGCGAGAGATGTGATATGTTGTAGTCAATCGTAGTTGCTTGTGAATTCGTCTATGAAGTAGGGCAGACGAGGCAAATCGTGAAAGCGACTGAACAACAAAGATGAAGT
This genomic window from Metopolophium dirhodum isolate CAU chromosome 1, ASM1992520v1, whole genome shotgun sequence contains:
- the LOC132934055 gene encoding uncharacterized protein LOC132934055; this translates as MITEFVVLGNHTFSIVEEEKFKYLMNMGFPKRKCLTRKTLMSRISNISQELKIELKEQLMSIELKYVCATADCWSVYKKSYIGVHWFDPITSERKSAALACRRLKGRHTFDVLAKVLHSIFCEYGIINKISRVVTDNGSNFIKAFR